The Xanthomonas sontii genome contains a region encoding:
- a CDS encoding nucleoside hydrolase, with protein sequence MSDKIPLLIDTDPGVDDALALLMAFADPRHEVVGLTIAAGNVGLRHTVRNALKLCEVAGREDVPVFAGCADPLLHPSVDAGHVHGQDGFGDVDLPPAARGAEAEHAALAILRLSHQYAGRLLLVALGPLTNIALALKLDPTLPQRVGRFLVMGGAITCHGNITPAAEFNIAFDPEAAHIVFKAFPHIEVADWEATVAHGLPHREVEQWLAVDAPKARFYELISRKTRLWSEDARGEHWYAADALAMAWALQPDGAEEVQARPMQIELSGVHTRGATLVDWNRQLGLPDNATMLIRYDHARFLGLARAAVGAG encoded by the coding sequence ATGAGCGACAAGATTCCCCTGTTGATCGATACCGACCCCGGCGTGGACGATGCGCTGGCGCTGCTGATGGCGTTCGCCGATCCGCGCCACGAGGTGGTCGGGCTGACCATCGCCGCCGGCAACGTCGGCCTGCGCCACACCGTGCGCAACGCGCTGAAACTGTGCGAAGTGGCCGGGCGCGAGGATGTGCCGGTGTTCGCCGGTTGCGCCGATCCGCTGCTGCACCCGTCGGTGGACGCCGGGCACGTGCACGGTCAGGACGGTTTCGGCGACGTCGACCTGCCGCCGGCCGCGCGCGGCGCCGAGGCCGAGCATGCCGCGCTGGCGATCCTGCGCCTGTCGCACCAGTACGCCGGGCGCCTGCTGCTGGTCGCGCTGGGGCCGCTGACCAACATCGCGCTGGCGCTGAAGCTGGACCCAACCCTGCCGCAGCGCGTCGGCCGCTTCCTGGTGATGGGCGGGGCGATCACCTGCCACGGCAACATCACCCCGGCCGCCGAGTTCAACATCGCCTTCGACCCGGAAGCCGCGCACATCGTGTTCAAGGCGTTCCCGCACATCGAAGTGGCGGATTGGGAGGCGACCGTGGCGCACGGCCTGCCGCACCGCGAGGTCGAGCAGTGGCTGGCGGTGGATGCGCCCAAGGCGCGCTTCTACGAACTGATCTCGCGCAAGACCCGGCTGTGGTCGGAAGACGCCCGCGGTGAGCACTGGTATGCCGCCGACGCGCTGGCGATGGCCTGGGCGCTGCAGCCCGACGGCGCCGAGGAGGTGCAGGCGCGCCCGATGCAGATCGAGCTGTCCGGGGTGCATACCCGCGGCGCCACCCTGGTCGACTGGAACCGCCAGCTGGGCCTGCCGGACAACGCGACCATGCTCATCCGCTACGACCACGCCCGCTTCCTGGGCCTGGCCCGCGCGGCGGTCGGCGCCGGCTGA
- a CDS encoding type B 50S ribosomal protein L31 yields the protein MKADIHPQYRDVVFHDVTSDFKILTRSTMSSKETVKWEDGEEYPLIKVEISSASHPFYTGKHKVIDTSGRIDKFQKRYAR from the coding sequence ATGAAGGCCGACATCCATCCCCAGTACCGCGACGTCGTGTTCCACGATGTCACCTCCGATTTCAAGATCCTGACCCGTTCGACCATGTCCTCGAAAGAGACGGTCAAGTGGGAGGACGGCGAAGAGTATCCGCTGATCAAGGTCGAAATCTCCTCGGCTTCGCACCCGTTCTACACGGGCAAGCACAAGGTCATCGACACCAGCGGCCGCATCGACAAGTTCCAGAAGCGCTACGCGCGCTGA
- a CDS encoding citrate synthase, translating into MSDLDQVTLNAGDKSVVLPVLKPTLGNDCVDISKLTKETGLFTYDSGFTATASCKSAITYIDGDNGVLLYRGYPIEQLAEKSNFLEVAYLLMNGELPTADEFKKFDHEVTHHTMMHESLKNFLGGFRHDAHPMAMMAGTVASLSAFYHDTLDLNDPEQRRLAAIRLIAKVPTIAAAAYRYSIGWPIRYPRNNLGYVERFLHMMFEVPSEQLQMNPVVAKALDLLFILHADHEQNASTSTVRLVGSTGANPYASVAAGITALWGPAHGGANEAVLKMLEEIGTADNVESAVAKAKDKNSSFRLMGFGHRVYKNFDPRAKIIREMTHKVLGELGVNDPLLEVALKLEEAALKDDYFVQRKLYPNVDFYSGIIYKALNIPVEMFTVMFAIARTAGWVSHWLEQQVDPEMKIGRPRQIYTGYDKRDYTSADKR; encoded by the coding sequence GTGTCCGATCTTGATCAGGTCACGTTGAACGCCGGCGACAAGTCGGTCGTTCTTCCGGTACTCAAGCCCACCCTGGGCAACGATTGCGTCGACATTTCCAAGTTGACCAAGGAGACCGGTCTCTTCACCTACGACTCGGGCTTCACCGCGACCGCCAGCTGCAAGTCGGCGATCACCTACATCGACGGCGACAACGGCGTGCTGCTGTACCGCGGCTACCCGATCGAGCAACTGGCCGAGAAGTCCAACTTCCTCGAAGTGGCCTATCTGCTGATGAACGGCGAGCTGCCCACCGCCGACGAATTCAAGAAGTTCGACCACGAAGTGACGCATCACACGATGATGCACGAGTCGCTGAAGAACTTCCTCGGCGGCTTCCGCCACGACGCGCACCCGATGGCGATGATGGCCGGTACCGTGGCCTCGCTGTCGGCGTTCTACCACGACACCCTCGACCTCAACGATCCGGAACAGCGCCGCCTGGCCGCGATCCGCCTGATCGCCAAGGTGCCGACGATCGCCGCCGCCGCCTACCGCTACTCCATCGGCTGGCCGATCCGCTACCCGCGCAACAACCTCGGCTATGTCGAGCGCTTCCTGCACATGATGTTCGAGGTGCCGAGCGAGCAGTTGCAGATGAATCCGGTCGTGGCCAAGGCCCTGGACCTGCTGTTCATCCTGCACGCCGATCACGAGCAGAATGCCTCGACCTCGACCGTGCGTCTGGTCGGTTCCACCGGCGCCAATCCGTACGCCTCGGTCGCCGCGGGCATCACCGCGCTGTGGGGCCCGGCGCACGGTGGCGCCAACGAAGCCGTGCTGAAGATGCTGGAAGAGATCGGCACCGCCGACAACGTCGAGAGCGCCGTGGCCAAGGCCAAGGACAAGAACTCGAGCTTCCGCCTGATGGGCTTCGGCCACCGCGTGTACAAGAACTTCGACCCGCGCGCGAAGATCATCCGCGAGATGACCCACAAGGTGCTGGGCGAGCTGGGCGTCAACGACCCGCTGCTGGAAGTGGCGCTGAAGCTGGAAGAGGCCGCGCTGAAGGACGACTACTTCGTGCAGCGCAAGCTGTACCCGAACGTCGACTTCTACTCGGGCATCATCTACAAGGCGCTGAACATTCCGGTGGAGATGTTCACCGTGATGTTCGCCATTGCCCGCACCGCTGGCTGGGTCTCGCATTGGCTGGAGCAGCAGGTCGACCCGGAAATGAAGATCGGCCGTCCGCGCCAGATCTACACCGGCTACGACAAGCGCGACTACACCAGCGCCGACAAGCGCTGA
- a CDS encoding penicillin-binding protein 1A — protein MPRFRRWLRWALVLFVLLGLVGAAVAGGLYYVVSSKLPDVQTLRKVELQEPMYVYSSDGKLMALFGETRRYPITMKDVPERLKQAFLATEDARFYEHGGVDYKGIARAVWLLATTNDKRVPGGSTITQQVARQFFLSSEYSYTRKLAEILLARKIEAELTKDEIFELYLNKSFFGNRAYGVAAAAEYYYGKKLNELSLDEMASLAGIPKFPSSGNPISNPERAKQRRDNYVLSRMAALGFITPAEAEAAKAVPMHAAPHERPVEVEAPYVAELVRQEMIARFGGDVLDKGYHVYTSIDATLQAAANHAVRQGLVVYDRRHGWHGVEKHFDVPATADAAALASHLSGVYAQGGMLPSIVAGTGSDGSATVVLANKTELVLPVAASRWTGRSPATLLKRGDLVRIQEGDKPGEWEITQIPRGQAALVSLDANNGALRAMVGGFSYAGNKFNRATQARRQPGSSFKPFLYAASFEKGFNPASIVLDAPVVFRDRRGKTWSPQNDGGGFRGPMRLREALVQSRNLVSVRLLDAIGVDFARKYISQFGFQEAELPPNLSMSLGTASLTPLSVARGYTVFANGGSLVNTWIIDKVTDRDGNVLFQEHPLTACRSCGSVGGNAAPVSQVVDGFNFGAATPPPAAKPAEPAATAAAAEKPADPEAKVAPRAIDERTAYQLVSMMRDVVQRGTGTAAKVLGREDVGGKTGSTNDHRDAWFSGFGGPYVTTVWVGRDDYRSLGYREYGGKAALPIWIDYMRVALKDQPIARNDPPGGMVQVSLNGATEWVKTEDMDRIQQFDESLQDQKTDDAAFDIF, from the coding sequence ATGCCCCGTTTTCGTCGTTGGCTGCGCTGGGCGCTGGTCTTGTTCGTCCTCCTTGGCCTGGTCGGCGCCGCCGTGGCAGGCGGGCTGTACTACGTCGTCTCCTCCAAGCTCCCGGACGTGCAGACCCTGCGCAAGGTCGAACTGCAGGAGCCGATGTACGTCTACTCCAGCGACGGCAAGCTGATGGCGCTGTTCGGCGAGACCCGGCGCTACCCCATCACCATGAAGGACGTGCCGGAGCGGCTGAAGCAGGCCTTCCTTGCCACCGAGGATGCCCGGTTCTATGAGCATGGCGGGGTCGACTACAAGGGTATCGCCCGCGCGGTGTGGCTGCTGGCCACCACCAACGACAAGCGCGTACCGGGCGGCTCCACCATCACCCAGCAGGTGGCCCGCCAGTTCTTCCTGAGCTCGGAATACAGCTACACCCGCAAGCTGGCGGAGATCCTGCTGGCGCGCAAGATCGAGGCCGAGCTGACCAAGGACGAGATCTTCGAGCTGTATCTCAACAAGAGCTTCTTCGGCAACCGCGCCTACGGCGTCGCCGCCGCCGCCGAGTACTACTACGGCAAGAAGCTCAACGAGCTGAGCCTGGACGAGATGGCCTCGCTGGCCGGCATCCCCAAGTTCCCCTCAAGCGGCAACCCGATCAGCAACCCCGAGCGCGCCAAGCAGCGCCGCGACAACTATGTGCTCAGCCGCATGGCCGCGCTGGGCTTCATCACCCCGGCCGAGGCCGAGGCGGCCAAGGCGGTGCCGATGCACGCCGCGCCGCACGAGCGCCCGGTCGAGGTCGAGGCCCCGTACGTGGCCGAGCTGGTGCGCCAGGAAATGATCGCGCGCTTCGGCGGCGACGTGCTGGACAAGGGTTACCATGTCTACACCAGCATCGATGCGACCCTGCAGGCCGCCGCCAACCATGCGGTGCGCCAGGGCCTGGTCGTCTACGATCGCCGCCACGGCTGGCATGGAGTGGAAAAGCATTTCGACGTCCCGGCCACCGCCGATGCGGCGGCGCTGGCCAGCCACCTGAGCGGCGTCTACGCGCAGGGCGGGATGCTGCCCAGCATCGTCGCCGGCACCGGCAGCGACGGCAGCGCCACCGTGGTGCTCGCCAACAAGACCGAGCTGGTGCTGCCGGTGGCCGCCAGCCGCTGGACCGGGCGCAGCCCCGCCACCCTGCTCAAGCGCGGCGACCTGGTGCGCATCCAGGAAGGCGACAAGCCGGGCGAATGGGAGATCACCCAGATCCCGCGCGGCCAGGCGGCGCTGGTGTCGCTGGACGCCAACAACGGCGCGCTGCGCGCCATGGTCGGCGGCTTCAGCTACGCCGGCAACAAGTTCAACCGCGCCACCCAGGCGCGCCGCCAGCCCGGCTCCAGCTTCAAGCCGTTCCTGTACGCGGCCTCGTTCGAGAAGGGCTTCAACCCGGCCTCGATCGTGCTCGACGCACCGGTGGTGTTCCGCGACCGCCGCGGCAAGACCTGGTCGCCGCAGAACGACGGCGGCGGCTTCCGCGGCCCGATGCGCCTGCGCGAGGCGCTGGTGCAGTCGCGCAACCTGGTCTCGGTGCGCCTGCTGGACGCCATCGGCGTGGACTTCGCGCGCAAGTACATCAGCCAGTTCGGCTTCCAGGAAGCCGAGTTGCCGCCGAACCTGTCGATGTCGCTGGGCACCGCCTCGCTGACCCCGCTGTCGGTTGCGCGCGGGTACACCGTGTTCGCCAACGGCGGCTCGCTGGTCAACACCTGGATCATCGACAAGGTCACCGACCGCGACGGCAATGTCCTGTTCCAGGAGCATCCGCTGACCGCCTGCCGCAGCTGCGGCAGCGTCGGCGGCAACGCCGCACCGGTCAGCCAGGTGGTGGACGGCTTCAACTTCGGCGCGGCCACGCCGCCGCCGGCGGCCAAGCCGGCAGAGCCCGCAGCCACGGCGGCTGCAGCCGAGAAGCCCGCCGACCCCGAGGCCAAGGTGGCGCCGCGCGCGATCGACGAGCGCACCGCCTATCAATTGGTGTCGATGATGCGCGACGTGGTCCAGCGCGGCACCGGCACCGCGGCCAAGGTGCTCGGCCGCGAGGACGTGGGCGGCAAGACCGGCTCCACCAACGACCATCGCGACGCCTGGTTCTCCGGCTTCGGCGGCCCGTACGTGACCACCGTGTGGGTTGGTCGCGACGACTACCGCTCGCTCGGCTATCGCGAGTACGGCGGCAAGGCGGCGCTGCCGATCTGGATCGACTACATGCGGGTCGCGCTGAAGGACCAGCCGATCGCCCGCAACGATCCGCCGGGCGGCATGGTCCAGGTCAGCCTCAACGGCGCCACGGAATGGGTCAAGACCGAGGACATGGACCGTATCCAGCAGTTCGACGAAAGCCTGCAGGACCAGAAGACCGACGACGCGGCATTCGATATCTTCTGA
- a CDS encoding pilus assembly protein PilM, whose protein sequence is MGLIPKSQQPLIGIDISSTAVKLLQLSRNGNRFRVEHYAVEPLPPNAVVEKNIVEVEAVGEAIRRAVTRSGTRAKHAAAAVAGSAVITKVIPMPAELDESELEAQVELEAVNYIPYPIDEVNLDFEVLGVIPNNPEMVQVLLAASRSENVELRQSALELGGLVAKVMDVEAFAVENAFALVASELPVAADGIVALVDIGATMTTLNVLRGGRSLYSREQVFGGKQLTDEVMRRYGLTYEEAGMAKRQGGLPESYEVEVLEPFKEATVQQISRLLQFFYAGSEFNRVDHIVLAGGCAALAGLPEMVEEQLGVATVVANPLAQMTLGPKVQAHALAQDAPALMIATGLALRSFD, encoded by the coding sequence GTGGGGCTTATCCCAAAGAGTCAGCAGCCGCTGATCGGCATCGACATCAGCTCGACCGCGGTCAAGCTGCTGCAGCTTTCGCGTAACGGCAACCGGTTCCGCGTCGAGCATTACGCCGTCGAACCCTTGCCGCCCAATGCCGTGGTCGAGAAGAACATCGTCGAGGTCGAGGCGGTGGGCGAGGCGATCCGCCGCGCCGTGACCCGGTCCGGTACCCGCGCCAAGCATGCCGCGGCCGCCGTGGCCGGTTCGGCGGTGATCACCAAGGTGATCCCGATGCCGGCCGAGCTGGACGAGAGCGAGCTGGAAGCCCAGGTCGAGCTGGAGGCGGTGAACTACATCCCGTACCCGATCGACGAAGTGAACCTGGATTTCGAGGTGCTGGGCGTCATCCCCAACAACCCCGAGATGGTGCAGGTACTGCTGGCCGCCTCGCGCTCGGAGAACGTGGAACTGCGCCAGTCGGCCCTGGAACTGGGCGGGCTCGTGGCCAAGGTGATGGACGTGGAGGCCTTCGCGGTCGAGAACGCCTTCGCGCTGGTGGCCAGCGAGCTGCCGGTGGCCGCCGACGGCATCGTCGCCCTGGTCGACATCGGCGCCACCATGACCACCCTCAATGTCCTGCGTGGCGGGCGCAGCCTGTACAGCCGCGAGCAGGTGTTCGGCGGCAAGCAGCTGACCGACGAAGTGATGCGCCGCTACGGCCTGACCTACGAGGAAGCCGGCATGGCCAAGCGCCAGGGCGGGCTGCCGGAAAGCTACGAGGTCGAGGTGCTGGAGCCGTTCAAGGAAGCCACGGTGCAGCAGATCAGCCGCCTGCTGCAGTTCTTCTATGCCGGCAGCGAATTCAACCGCGTCGACCACATCGTCCTGGCCGGCGGCTGCGCCGCCCTGGCCGGATTGCCGGAGATGGTGGAGGAGCAACTGGGCGTGGCCACGGTGGTCGCCAACCCGTTGGCGCAGATGACCCTGGGGCCGAAGGTGCAGGCGCATGCGCTGGCCCAGGACGCGCCGGCGCTGATGATCGCCACCGGCCTGGCGCTGAGGAGCTTCGACTGA
- a CDS encoding PilN domain-containing protein produces the protein MAKINLLPWRAERRKQREREFYSMLGLAAFAGVLLAGLIWFYYDLQISGQNERNAYLQAEIEKVQAQNKEIDTLDEKKRRLLARKQVIEELQAKRSQMVHLFDSLVRTIPDGVVLTSVKQEGDMLTLEGRSQSNARVSTYMRNLEGSGWMTNPELTVIEAKAQEKEAKGPIVDTKALPYVFTLRVKLPVPGESTDPAAAGTAPAGSAAPGTPGAAPAGGAPGTPPAQAPGAPAPAPAAGSPAAPAPATAPAPAATPAKQGPAS, from the coding sequence ATGGCGAAGATCAATCTGCTGCCCTGGCGGGCGGAACGGCGCAAGCAGCGCGAACGCGAGTTCTATTCGATGCTTGGCCTGGCCGCGTTCGCCGGGGTGCTGCTGGCGGGGCTGATCTGGTTCTACTACGACCTGCAGATCAGCGGCCAGAACGAGCGCAACGCGTATCTGCAGGCCGAGATCGAGAAGGTCCAGGCGCAGAACAAGGAAATCGACACCCTCGACGAGAAGAAGCGCCGCCTGCTGGCGCGCAAGCAGGTGATCGAGGAACTGCAGGCCAAGCGCTCGCAGATGGTGCACCTGTTCGACTCGCTGGTGCGGACCATTCCCGACGGCGTGGTGCTGACCTCGGTGAAGCAGGAAGGCGACATGCTGACCCTGGAGGGCCGCTCGCAGTCCAACGCGCGGGTCAGTACCTACATGCGCAACCTCGAGGGCTCTGGCTGGATGACCAATCCGGAGCTGACGGTGATCGAGGCCAAGGCCCAGGAGAAGGAAGCCAAGGGTCCGATTGTCGATACCAAGGCGCTGCCGTACGTGTTCACGCTGCGGGTCAAGCTGCCGGTGCCGGGCGAGAGCACCGATCCGGCCGCCGCCGGGACGGCACCTGCGGGTTCCGCTGCGCCCGGAACACCTGGCGCAGCCCCCGCGGGCGGCGCGCCTGGCACGCCGCCTGCGCAGGCTCCGGGCGCTCCTGCGCCTGCACCTGCCGCGGGCAGCCCTGCCGCACCGGCGCCGGCCACCGCGCCGGCACCCGCCGCCACGCCAGCGAAACAGGGACCGGCGTCATGA
- a CDS encoding type 4a pilus biogenesis protein PilO, protein MSKKFNIKELDFNNIGNWPQQAKIVFCVLVTLFILTLSWFLLISSKSDELQALEQKETELRASFEKEQSRAVNLQPLKQQLVQMEQVLQQMLRQLPSKTEMPDLIIDISQTALSSGLTNELFQPGPESPKEFYAEKPIALRMVGSYHQFGAFVSGVASLPRVVILTMHDINLKPRDKSNGITARGELELSGTVKTYRYLDDKEMADQEQAAAAAKKAGKQGGGA, encoded by the coding sequence ATGAGCAAGAAATTCAACATCAAAGAGCTGGATTTCAACAACATCGGCAATTGGCCGCAGCAGGCCAAGATCGTGTTCTGCGTGCTGGTGACCCTGTTCATCCTGACCCTGTCCTGGTTCCTGCTGATCAGCAGCAAGAGCGACGAGTTGCAGGCGCTGGAGCAGAAGGAAACCGAACTGCGCGCCTCCTTCGAGAAGGAGCAGAGCCGTGCGGTCAACCTGCAGCCGCTGAAGCAGCAACTGGTGCAGATGGAGCAGGTGCTGCAGCAGATGCTGCGGCAGCTGCCGAGCAAGACCGAGATGCCCGACCTGATCATCGACATCTCGCAGACCGCGCTGTCCAGCGGCCTGACCAACGAGTTGTTCCAGCCGGGCCCGGAGTCGCCGAAGGAGTTCTACGCGGAGAAGCCGATCGCCCTGCGCATGGTCGGCAGCTACCACCAGTTCGGCGCCTTCGTCAGTGGCGTGGCCTCGCTGCCGCGGGTGGTGATCCTGACCATGCACGACATCAACCTGAAGCCGCGCGACAAGAGCAACGGCATCACCGCGCGCGGCGAGCTGGAGCTGTCCGGTACGGTCAAGACCTATCGCTACCTGGACGACAAGGAAATGGCCGACCAGGAACAGGCCGCGGCGGCCGCGAAGAAGGCCGGCAAGCAAGGCGGTGGCGCATGA
- a CDS encoding pilus assembly protein PilP, translating to MSRQHRVVRILVAGALALVLGACGRTITSTPGDAPNLENWVKEVRARPAQPLEPLPVMQQFETFEYAAQGLRDPFSDAWASPDGSSGLRPDPNRRKEPLEQFPLDSLNMVGTLGSGAGQVALVMAPDKVTYRVRPGVYMGQSDGRVTGVHEDRIDLIELVPDGAGGWLERPASVALDDQ from the coding sequence ATGAGCCGGCAGCATCGGGTGGTCAGGATTCTCGTTGCGGGCGCGCTGGCGCTGGTGCTCGGCGCTTGCGGCCGCACCATCACCAGCACGCCGGGCGATGCGCCGAATCTGGAGAACTGGGTGAAGGAAGTGCGCGCGCGACCGGCGCAGCCGCTGGAGCCGTTGCCGGTGATGCAGCAGTTCGAAACCTTCGAGTATGCGGCGCAGGGCCTGCGCGATCCGTTCAGCGATGCCTGGGCCAGTCCCGACGGCAGCAGCGGCCTGCGCCCGGACCCGAACCGCCGCAAGGAACCGCTGGAACAGTTCCCGCTGGACAGCCTCAACATGGTCGGCACGCTGGGCAGCGGCGCGGGCCAGGTGGCGCTGGTGATGGCGCCGGACAAGGTGACCTATCGCGTGCGTCCGGGCGTGTACATGGGGCAGAGCGATGGCCGCGTGACCGGGGTGCACGAGGATCGCATCGATTTGATTGAACTGGTGCCGGATGGCGCCGGCGGCTGGCTGGAACGTCCCGCCTCCGTCGCGCTGGACGATCAATGA
- a CDS encoding type IV pilus secretin PilQ, with protein MTFSKALSLRPIRRHATMRLCALGLAAMLGNAVVASAAPPAAPVAASPAPAAAPAKLTVSKIDFKRGDGGAGRLILSFNGTGASPDLRTQGNSVVVDVGNATLPPELQRPLNVTDFATPVQRIDAKPYAGGAELVLNTNGAFESLAYQSGNEYVVEITPRAAAPAVGAVTATTVSQAAAQVAARGYSGKPVTFNFQDVPVRTVLQLIAEESNLNIVASDTVQGSVTLRLVNVPWDQALDIVLRAKGLDKRRDGKVIWVAPQQELAKFEQDKEDARIAIENREDLITDYVQINYHSATAIFKALTEAKGIGGGGGGGGNGGGNGSSQNDNGFLSPRGRLVADERTNTLMISDIPKKVAQMRELINVIDRPVDQVLIEGRIVIATDTFARDLGARFGIAGRRQYGGNTGVVSGNLANNTSIINNSVHNIPSGLNFNMPAGTFTNGTPGSIAYTLLGANFSLDMELSALQEEGRGEVISNPRIVTSNQREAVIRQGKEIGYVTVTGGTGGTAATPNVQFKDVLLELKVTPTITDDNRIFLNMNVKKDEVERYVTLPLYGTVPEINRREINTAVLVDDGQTVVIGGVYEFTDRSSISKVPFLGDIPFLGNLFKQRGRSKSKAELLIFVTPKVMRVAKRAG; from the coding sequence ATGACTTTTTCCAAAGCCCTGAGCCTGCGCCCCATCCGGCGTCACGCGACGATGCGGCTATGCGCGTTGGGGTTGGCGGCGATGCTCGGGAATGCGGTCGTCGCCAGTGCGGCGCCGCCCGCCGCGCCTGTTGCCGCGTCTCCCGCACCTGCGGCGGCGCCGGCCAAGCTCACGGTGTCGAAGATCGACTTCAAGCGCGGCGACGGCGGTGCGGGACGGCTGATCTTGTCCTTCAACGGCACCGGCGCCAGCCCGGACCTGCGCACCCAGGGCAACAGCGTGGTGGTCGATGTCGGCAACGCCACGCTGCCGCCGGAGTTGCAGCGTCCGCTCAACGTCACCGACTTCGCCACGCCGGTGCAGCGCATCGATGCCAAGCCCTATGCGGGCGGCGCCGAGCTGGTGCTGAACACCAATGGCGCGTTCGAATCGCTGGCCTACCAGTCGGGCAACGAGTACGTGGTCGAGATCACCCCGCGCGCCGCCGCGCCGGCGGTGGGCGCGGTCACCGCGACCACGGTCAGCCAGGCCGCCGCGCAGGTGGCCGCCCGCGGCTACAGCGGCAAGCCGGTGACCTTCAACTTCCAGGACGTGCCGGTGCGCACGGTGCTGCAGTTGATCGCCGAGGAGTCCAATCTCAACATCGTTGCCTCCGATACCGTGCAGGGCAGCGTCACCCTGCGCCTGGTCAATGTGCCCTGGGACCAGGCGCTGGACATCGTGCTGCGCGCCAAGGGCCTGGACAAGCGCCGCGACGGCAAGGTGATCTGGGTCGCGCCGCAGCAGGAGCTGGCCAAGTTCGAGCAGGACAAGGAAGACGCGCGCATCGCGATCGAGAACCGCGAGGACCTGATCACCGACTACGTGCAGATCAACTATCACAGCGCCACGGCGATCTTCAAGGCGCTGACCGAGGCCAAGGGCATCGGCGGTGGCGGTGGCGGCGGTGGAAACGGCGGCGGCAACGGCAGCAGCCAGAACGACAACGGCTTCCTGTCGCCGCGCGGGCGTCTGGTCGCCGACGAGCGCACCAACACGCTGATGATCAGCGACATCCCGAAGAAGGTCGCGCAGATGCGCGAGCTGATCAACGTGATCGACCGCCCGGTCGACCAGGTGCTGATCGAAGGCCGCATCGTCATCGCCACCGATACCTTCGCCCGCGATCTGGGTGCGCGCTTCGGCATTGCCGGCCGCAGGCAGTACGGCGGCAATACCGGCGTGGTCAGTGGCAACCTGGCCAACAACACGTCGATCATCAACAACAGCGTGCACAACATCCCGAGCGGGCTGAACTTCAACATGCCCGCAGGTACCTTCACCAACGGCACGCCAGGCTCTATCGCTTACACCTTGCTGGGCGCCAATTTCTCGCTGGACATGGAGTTGTCGGCGCTGCAGGAAGAGGGCCGTGGCGAGGTGATCTCCAACCCGCGCATCGTGACCTCCAACCAGCGCGAGGCCGTGATCCGGCAAGGCAAGGAAATCGGCTACGTCACGGTCACCGGCGGCACTGGTGGCACCGCCGCCACCCCGAACGTGCAGTTCAAGGATGTGCTGCTGGAGCTGAAGGTGACACCGACCATCACCGACGACAATCGCATCTTCTTGAACATGAACGTCAAGAAAGACGAGGTGGAGCGCTACGTTACCCTGCCGCTGTACGGCACTGTCCCGGAAATCAATCGCCGCGAGATCAACACCGCGGTACTGGTCGACGACGGGCAGACCGTGGTGATCGGCGGCGTCTACGAATTCACGGATCGCAGCAGCATCTCCAAGGTGCCGTTCCTGGGGGACATCCCGTTCCTGGGCAACCTGTTCAAGCAGCGCGGCCGCAGCAAGAGCAAGGCAGAGCTGCTGATCTTCGTGACCCCGAAGGTGATGCGCGTGGCCAAGCGCGCCGGCTGA